In one Carassius carassius chromosome 48, fCarCar2.1, whole genome shotgun sequence genomic region, the following are encoded:
- the LOC132131097 gene encoding glycerophosphodiester phosphodiesterase 1-like has translation MLHLGDELTLFSVVFIVVLLGTRSAVWPAVLTGSLYLFMVMFRFPQVPSSRARQVLRPGSRVSSGGVSAVAHRGAGHDAPENTIAAIRAASENGATGVELDLEFTADGVPILMHDDTVDRTTNGSGPLSKLLFSELRTLDAAAKHRFSERFRGERVPTLQEGVEECIKRQLTIYFDVKGHPDEAAKTLKELFRKYPVLYNTSIVCSFEPKVIYRMRQVDQNVVTALTHRPWSLSRLGDGTPRFSSMWKHHWMQVLDVLLDWAHHHLLWNLCGVSAFLVQQNFISPDYVQYWAARGVEVVGWTVNTAVEKQYYQQLLKINYITDSLVEDCEPHY, from the exons ATGCTTCATCTAGGAGATGAGCTCACGCTGTTCTCTGTCGTCTTTATCGTGGTTCTGCTGGGAACCAGAAGCGCCGTCTGGCCCGCTGTGCTCACGGGCTCTCTCTACCTCTTTATGGTGATGTTCCGGTTCCCCCAGGTCCCCTCCAGCCGGGCCAGACAGGTGCTCCGGCCCGGGTCTAGAGTGTCGTCGGGCGGCGTATCAGCGGTGGCGCACCGCGGTGCAGGACACGACGCTCCGGAGAACACCATAGCTGCTATACGGGCG GCGAGTGAGAATGGAGCCACGGGTGTGGAGCTGGACCTGGAGTTCACGGCTGATGGGGTTCCCATACTGATGCACGATGACACCGTGGACCGAACCACGAATGGATCAGGACCACTGAGCAAGCTGCTCTTCTCTGAACTGCGCACACTGGACGCAGCAGCTAAACACAGATTCAG tgagcgtttccgtggtGAGAGGGTTCCAACTCTGCAGGAGGGAGTAGAGGAATGCATCAAGCGCCAGTTGACCATCTACTTTGATGTCAAAGGTCATCCAGATGAG GCAGCTAAAACACTGAAAGAATTATTCCGGAAGTATCCAGTGCTCTACAACACAAGCATCGTCTGCTCATTTGAGCCCAAAGTCATCTATAGG ATGCGACAGGTGGATCAGAATGTGGTGACCGCATTGACCCATCGGCCGTGGAGTCTGAGTCGCTTGGGCGACGGGACGCCCCGGTTCTCGTCCATGTGGAAGCACCACTGGATGCAGGTGCTGGACGTGCTCCTGGACTGGGCTCATCATCACCTGCTGTGGAACCTGTGTGGAGTCTCCGCCTTCCTGGTGCAGCAGAACTTCATCTCGCC GGACTATGTTCAGTACTGGGCAGCCCGAGGTGTAGAGGTGGTGGGCTGGACGGTGAACACGGCTGTAGAGAAGCAGTACTACCAGCAACTACTGAAGATCAACTACATCACTGACAGTCTCGTTGAAGACTGTGAACCTCACTACTGA
- the LOC132131406 gene encoding uncharacterized protein LOC132131406 codes for MYHIVSFVDTEEVEVVPVIWVKNGVCLWPPYEGERIQRAAKCLEQPQESWSAYKVTIMYTANNYNEACRKLPLAEQQTDLQSEAEPDSRRPPNRKIKQNRRLLDDYNSDEEATKPLNNNLPQAPQIQPLSKRICSSSDELQPSPLGQRQMQPSVWHQKSPGVTQVAETSRPSLLERSPDNSEWHEKTQQISQQPWQARSSARASQDTTEHKSELTWPQDTTVQSPEQTAQLLWHHETLRPQRKELSSCDPFITSLLHDIITKQEILMEQQRSIIRMVQDLKANSVREITELNHLSPKRFPMEDLKSVTSLESDLRSCPETRCKVETDRGSGEYEMTLKDEESCPVQKGDQRAPKMGKPCGPKCGKKYTAESAAIMSVFVHGPLCDK; via the exons ATGTACCACATTGTCAGCTTTGTTGACACTGAAGAAGTGGAGGTTGTGCCTGTAATCTGGGTGAAGAATGGTGTGTGTTTATGGCCTCCGTACGAGGGGGAAAGAATTCAGAGAGCGGCCAAGTGTTTGGAGCAACCCCAGGAGTCTTGGTCTGCCTATAAAGTTACAATTATGTATACTGCAA ATAATTATAACGAAGCATGCCGGAAGCTGCCTCTTGCAGAACAGCAGACCGATCTCCAGTCCGAGGCTGAGCCCGACTCCCGAAGGCCTCCAAACCGAAAAATAAA ACAAAACAGGCGCCTACTGGATGATTATAACAGTGATGAGGAGGCTACCAAACCCCTGAATAACAATTTGCCACAAGCCCCTCAAATACAGCCACTATCCAAAAGGATTTGTTCATCTTCTGATGAGCTACAACCAAGTCCTCTAGGACAAAGACAAATGCAGCCTTCTGTTTGGCACCAAAAGTCCCCGGGTGTGACACAGGTTGCAGAAACTTCAAGACCATCCTTGTTGGAGAGAAGTCCAGATAACTCTGAGTGGCATGAAAAAACTCAGCAGATTTCCCAGCAGCCTTGGCAAGCGAGAAGTTCAGCCAGAGCTTCTCAAGACACCACAGAACATAAGAGTGAACTGACATGGCCACAGGACACAACTGTACAGTCTCCCGAACAGACGGCACAGTTACTGTGGCATCATGAAACACTCAGACCCCAGAGAAAAGAGCTCTCGAGCTGTGACCCATTCATAACAT CACTTCTCCATGACATAATAACTAAACAAGAAATTCTTATGGAGCAGCAGAGGAGCATTATAAGGATGGTGCAAGATCTCAAAGCCAACAGTGTCCGTGAGATCACAGAGCTTAACCATTTAAGTCCAAAACGGTTTCCGATGGAAGATCTAAAGTCAGTAACTTCCCTGGAAAGTGATCTTCGTTCCTGTCCGGAAACGAGATGTAAAGTG GAAACAGACCGAGGGAGTGGAGAATATGAAATGACACTCAAGGATGAAGAATCCTGTCCCGTACAAAAAGGAGATCAACGGGCACCAAAGATGGGCAAACCCTGTGGTCCTAAATGTGGAAAGAAAT ACACTGCTGAGTCTGCAGCCATCATGTCTGTATTTGTGCATGGTCCTCTGTGTGATAAATAA